One stretch of Xanthomonas sp. DAR 35659 DNA includes these proteins:
- a CDS encoding DUF423 domain-containing protein, whose amino-acid sequence MLHLDHRPRKRAWLAGAGGLLAAAAIGLSAYASHGVADPLAQSHLQTAALYAFSHGVALAALGRRGERLLGRAALGLLLLGTLLFSGSLAGNALAQWPTRLAPVGGTTLMLGWLLYALDAIRR is encoded by the coding sequence ATGCTGCATCTGGATCACCGTCCCCGTAAACGCGCCTGGCTGGCCGGCGCCGGCGGCCTGTTGGCGGCGGCCGCGATCGGCCTGTCCGCCTATGCCTCGCACGGCGTGGCCGATCCGCTGGCGCAGTCGCATCTGCAGACCGCGGCCTTGTATGCATTCAGCCACGGCGTGGCCCTGGCCGCGCTGGGTCGGCGCGGCGAACGCCTGCTCGGTCGCGCCGCGCTGGGATTGCTGCTGCTGGGGACGCTGCTGTTCTCCGGCAGCCTGGCCGGCAACGCGCTGGCGCAGTGGCCGACCCGGCTGGCGCCGGTCGGCGGCACCACGCTGATGCTGGGCTGGCTGCTGTACGCGCTGGACGCGATCAGGCGCTGA
- a CDS encoding polyketide cyclase, translated as MTRIIEFLIALGIVAGLFVLVGVVLPSERHMSESVETNRRMTIVYDTVNSLRRFKDWNPLVLRDPKIQLKLSGPESGVGARLDYVSKEGYIGKGSWTITSTEQNKQVVIGIEDEGKGRDKTTSFKLEPTGKGGRNVKITQDYTVKYGWDLFGRYAGLYVSRHVGDDIKLGLSRLSNVLATVPNVDYRAPETPLTDLKVVDVPAEDLLVVNAGNIDRDNDAIKKSIKDNQEWIKRVMDANGLEAAGPVRIVTTDFGAEKYAFDVAQPVRKRAGGAPKPDAAAKPDAKKDDAAAAAAPPVDATPVAASGEPLKLTIPQGAPVTYLRTQAHRSAFASYTGHMAGLDAARNAVRAWSATSGYDVTDRPYEAWKGGVDKAFSPEGTYDIYWAIK; from the coding sequence ATGACCCGTATTATCGAATTCCTGATCGCACTGGGGATCGTGGCTGGCCTGTTCGTCCTCGTCGGCGTGGTGTTGCCCTCGGAGCGTCACATGTCCGAGAGCGTCGAAACCAACCGGCGCATGACCATCGTCTATGACACGGTCAACAGCTTGCGTCGGTTCAAGGACTGGAACCCTCTGGTGCTGCGCGATCCGAAGATCCAGCTGAAGCTGTCCGGCCCCGAGTCCGGCGTCGGCGCCCGCCTGGATTACGTCTCCAAGGAGGGCTACATCGGCAAGGGTAGCTGGACCATCACCTCGACCGAGCAGAACAAGCAGGTCGTCATCGGCATCGAGGACGAGGGCAAGGGGCGCGACAAGACCACCTCCTTCAAGCTCGAGCCGACCGGCAAGGGTGGCCGCAACGTCAAGATCACCCAGGACTACACGGTCAAGTACGGCTGGGACCTGTTCGGTCGCTATGCCGGCCTGTACGTGAGCCGCCATGTCGGCGACGACATCAAGCTGGGCCTGTCGCGGCTGAGCAACGTGCTGGCCACCGTGCCGAACGTCGACTACCGCGCCCCGGAAACCCCGCTGACCGACCTCAAGGTCGTCGACGTCCCGGCCGAGGATCTGCTGGTGGTCAACGCCGGCAACATCGACCGCGACAACGACGCCATCAAGAAGTCCATCAAGGACAACCAGGAGTGGATCAAGCGGGTGATGGACGCCAACGGCCTGGAAGCGGCCGGTCCGGTGCGCATCGTCACCACCGACTTCGGTGCCGAAAAGTACGCCTTCGACGTGGCCCAGCCGGTGCGCAAGCGTGCCGGTGGCGCGCCGAAGCCGGACGCGGCGGCCAAGCCGGACGCGAAGAAGGACGATGCGGCCGCTGCCGCCGCGCCGCCGGTCGATGCCACCCCGGTCGCCGCCAGCGGCGAGCCGCTGAAGCTGACCATCCCGCAGGGCGCGCCGGTGACCTACCTGCGGACGCAGGCCCACCGCTCCGCGTTCGCCAGCTACACCGGCCACATGGCGGGCCTGGACGCGGCGCGCAATGCGGTGCGTGCCTGGTCCGCGACCAGCGGCTACGACGTGACCGACCGTCCGTACGAAGCCTGGAAGGGCGGCGTTGACAAGGCGTTCTCGCCGGAAGGCACCTACGACATCTACTGGGCGATCAAGTAA
- a CDS encoding response regulator, with protein sequence MIRVCLVDDQTLVRQGIRSLLALDGGIEVIAEANDGRQAVELIPQAKPDVVLMDMRMPAMSGLEALQTLSRNGTLPPTIILTTFDDDQLVLAGLKAGAKGYLLKDVSLEQLVGAIRTVAAGGSLVQPAVTQRLLSGLEHMRNDFVSLDRPDPLTDRETEILRLMASGFSNKEIANSLGVAEGTIKNHVSNILSKLGVRDRTRAVLKAFELQLV encoded by the coding sequence ATGATCCGTGTCTGCCTGGTCGACGACCAAACCCTGGTGCGGCAGGGGATCCGCTCGCTGCTGGCGCTGGACGGCGGGATCGAGGTGATCGCCGAGGCCAACGACGGCCGCCAGGCGGTGGAGCTGATCCCGCAGGCGAAGCCGGACGTGGTGCTGATGGACATGCGCATGCCGGCGATGTCCGGCCTGGAGGCGCTGCAGACGCTGTCGCGCAACGGCACGCTGCCGCCGACCATCATCCTCACCACCTTCGACGACGACCAACTGGTGCTGGCCGGGCTCAAGGCCGGGGCCAAGGGGTATCTGCTCAAGGACGTGTCGCTGGAGCAACTGGTCGGCGCGATCCGCACCGTGGCCGCCGGCGGCTCGCTGGTGCAGCCGGCGGTGACCCAGCGCCTGCTGTCGGGCCTGGAACACATGCGCAACGACTTCGTCAGCCTGGACCGGCCCGATCCGCTGACCGACCGCGAGACCGAGATCCTGCGGCTGATGGCCAGCGGCTTCTCCAACAAGGAGATCGCCAATTCGCTGGGCGTGGCCGAGGGCACGATCAAGAACCACGTCTCCAACATCCTGTCCAAGCTGGGCGTGCGCGACCGTACGCGGGCGGTGCTCAAGGCGTTCGAGCTGCAATTGGTCTGA
- a CDS encoding sensor histidine kinase: MLEHLSHTRVLRFAGLFTWAMIAMPLVYTYWIPDDASNRRGGWEAAMMSGFFIAFGASYYWLTRGLGSGRHAHWYDRAILLLLTICALAVSYLTGSGLGSILMMVAAGVIPWLLPVRIGVLWLVLSQLAVLPVYYLMVRFPMFDALMQSLLYAGFSMFVFVTSLVARQQTQAREEQRQLNAELRATRALLAESARINERTRISRELHDLLGHHLTALSLNLEVAGHITEGRAQEHVHQAHTLAKLLLTDVREAVSQLRDSGAIDLAAALRPLAEQVPALQIHLQVDEPLTVEDPERAHVLLRCTQEIITNTVRHAQADNLWIQVRREGPLVVIQAHDDGQGCATLLPGNGLRGMRERLSQYGGSLEIDAPPDAGFRLRAAVPSAAALLPSAVPQGVL; this comes from the coding sequence ATGTTGGAACATCTCAGCCACACCCGCGTGCTGCGCTTCGCCGGCCTGTTCACCTGGGCCATGATCGCCATGCCGCTGGTCTACACCTACTGGATCCCGGACGACGCCTCCAACCGGCGCGGCGGCTGGGAGGCGGCGATGATGTCCGGGTTCTTCATCGCCTTCGGCGCCAGCTACTACTGGCTGACCCGCGGGCTCGGCAGCGGCCGCCACGCGCACTGGTACGACCGCGCCATCCTGTTGCTGCTGACCATCTGCGCGCTGGCGGTCAGCTATCTCACCGGCAGCGGGCTGGGCAGCATCCTGATGATGGTGGCGGCGGGCGTGATCCCGTGGCTGCTGCCGGTGCGGATCGGGGTGCTGTGGCTGGTGCTCAGCCAGTTGGCGGTGCTGCCGGTGTATTACCTGATGGTCCGCTTCCCGATGTTCGACGCGTTGATGCAGTCGCTGCTGTACGCGGGCTTTTCGATGTTCGTCTTCGTCACCAGCCTGGTCGCGCGGCAGCAGACCCAGGCCCGCGAGGAACAGCGCCAGCTCAACGCCGAACTGCGCGCCACCCGCGCGCTGTTGGCCGAGAGCGCGCGGATCAACGAACGCACCCGCATCTCGCGCGAGCTGCACGACCTGCTCGGCCACCACCTGACCGCGCTGAGCCTGAACCTGGAGGTGGCCGGCCACATCACCGAAGGCCGCGCGCAGGAACACGTGCACCAGGCGCATACCCTGGCCAAGCTGCTGCTGACCGACGTGCGCGAGGCGGTCAGCCAGTTGCGCGACAGTGGCGCGATCGACCTGGCCGCCGCGCTGCGGCCGCTGGCCGAGCAGGTGCCGGCGCTGCAGATCCACCTGCAGGTGGACGAACCGCTGACCGTCGAGGATCCGGAGCGCGCGCACGTCCTGCTGCGCTGCACCCAGGAAATCATCACCAACACGGTGCGCCATGCGCAGGCCGACAACCTGTGGATCCAGGTGCGCCGCGAGGGCCCGCTGGTGGTGATCCAGGCCCACGACGATGGCCAGGGCTGCGCGACGCTGCTGCCCGGCAACGGCCTGCGCGGCATGCGCGAGCGCCTGAGCCAGTATGGTGGCAGCCTGGAGATCGACGCGCCGCCGGACGCGGGCTTCCGCCTGCGCGCCGCGGTCCCGAGCGCGGCGGCCCTGCTGCCGTCCGCCGTTCCACAAGGAGTGCTGTGA
- a CDS encoding GNAT family N-acetyltransferase, with the protein MSIVIRDVREHELDSVLALNNNAGLAILPLDSAKLHRFYETAEYFRVAERDGNLAGFLVGFGSDGDHDSSNFAWFRERYPAFFYIDRIVVASRRRGGGVGRAFYADVQSYAELRYPQLACEVFLDHGADAALLFHGSFGFREVGQNTMNEVEVRASMLLKDLCSYAWVRETYGDRLPDLPWVGHARRLQRAQRPTGT; encoded by the coding sequence ATGTCGATCGTCATCCGCGACGTGCGCGAGCACGAGCTCGATTCGGTCCTGGCCCTGAACAACAATGCCGGACTGGCGATCCTGCCGCTGGATTCGGCCAAACTGCACCGCTTCTACGAGACCGCAGAGTACTTCCGCGTCGCCGAGCGCGACGGCAACCTGGCCGGGTTCCTGGTCGGCTTCGGCAGCGACGGCGATCACGACAGCAGCAATTTCGCCTGGTTCCGCGAACGCTACCCGGCGTTCTTCTATATCGACCGCATCGTGGTGGCCAGCCGCCGTCGCGGCGGCGGCGTCGGCCGCGCGTTCTACGCCGATGTGCAGAGCTACGCCGAGCTGCGCTACCCGCAGCTGGCGTGCGAGGTTTTCCTGGACCACGGCGCGGATGCGGCGCTGCTGTTCCATGGCAGCTTCGGTTTCCGCGAAGTGGGCCAGAACACGATGAACGAAGTGGAGGTGCGTGCCAGCATGCTGTTGAAAGATCTGTGCAGTTACGCCTGGGTCCGCGAGACCTACGGCGATCGCCTGCCCGACCTGCCCTGGGTCGGCCATGCCCGCCGCCTGCAACGGGCCCAGCGCCCGACCGGGACCTGA
- the minC gene encoding septum site-determining protein MinC, whose amino-acid sequence MSSVNLDFEQAGELKIGQVGIANLRIRTLDVARLSQEMRERVQRAPKLFGRAAVIIDFGGLAQTPDAATAQALLAGLREAGVLPVALAYGTREIEELSVALGLPLLAKFRAQYERIEGGAPAAAPAPVSPPPPPPPPPPAPAARAQPGRMQKTAVRSGQQLYAENCDLTVVATVGAGAEVISDGSIHIYGSLRGRALAGAQGNTDARIFCRDFHAELVAIAGHYKVLDDIPKELRGKAVQVWLEQDQIKIAAQD is encoded by the coding sequence GTGTCGTCGGTGAATCTGGACTTCGAGCAGGCCGGCGAACTGAAGATCGGCCAGGTCGGCATCGCCAACCTGCGCATCCGCACCCTGGACGTGGCGCGCCTGAGCCAGGAGATGCGCGAGCGCGTGCAGCGCGCGCCCAAGCTGTTCGGCCGCGCCGCGGTGATCATCGATTTCGGCGGGCTGGCGCAGACCCCGGACGCGGCCACCGCGCAGGCGCTGCTGGCCGGCCTGCGCGAGGCCGGCGTGCTGCCGGTGGCGCTGGCCTACGGCACCCGCGAGATCGAGGAACTGTCGGTGGCGCTGGGCCTGCCGCTGCTGGCCAAGTTCCGCGCCCAGTACGAACGCATCGAGGGCGGCGCCCCCGCCGCCGCGCCCGCCCCGGTCTCGCCGCCGCCGCCGCCTCCACCGCCGCCGCCCGCGCCGGCCGCGCGCGCGCAGCCCGGCCGCATGCAGAAGACCGCGGTACGCTCGGGCCAGCAGCTGTACGCGGAGAACTGCGACCTGACCGTGGTGGCCACGGTCGGCGCCGGCGCCGAAGTGATCTCCGACGGCAGCATCCACATCTACGGCAGCCTGCGCGGGCGCGCGCTGGCCGGCGCCCAGGGCAACACCGACGCGCGGATCTTCTGCCGCGACTTCCACGCCGAACTGGTCGCCATCGCTGGCCACTACAAGGTGCTGGACGATATTCCCAAGGAACTGCGTGGCAAGGCCGTCCAGGTCTGGCTGGAGCAGGACCAGATCAAGATCGCCGCGCAAGACTGA
- the minD gene encoding septum site-determining protein MinD — MAEIIVVTSGKGGVGKTTTSASLACGLARRGKKVAVIDFDVGLRNLDLIMGCERRVVYDFVNVVHGEATLKQSLIKDKRFDNLYVLAASQTRDKDALTQDGVEKVLKDLAADGFDYIVCDSPAGIEKGAFLAMYFADRAVVVVNPEVSSVRDSDRIIGLLDSKTRKAEEGKNVPAFLLLTRYSPVRVEGGEMLSITDVEEVLGLKAIGVIPESGDVLNASNKGEPVILDSESPAGQAYDDAVSRIMGEDRPMRFISVEKKGFFTKLFGG; from the coding sequence TTGGCTGAAATTATCGTAGTCACCTCCGGCAAGGGCGGCGTCGGCAAGACCACCACCAGCGCGAGCCTGGCCTGCGGGCTGGCGCGACGCGGCAAGAAGGTCGCCGTGATCGACTTCGACGTGGGCCTGCGCAACCTCGACCTGATCATGGGCTGCGAGCGCCGGGTGGTGTACGACTTCGTCAACGTGGTGCACGGCGAGGCCACGCTCAAGCAGTCGCTGATCAAGGACAAGCGCTTCGACAACCTGTACGTGCTGGCCGCCTCGCAGACCCGCGACAAGGATGCGCTGACCCAGGACGGCGTGGAGAAGGTGCTCAAGGACCTGGCCGCCGACGGCTTCGACTACATCGTCTGCGATTCGCCGGCCGGCATCGAGAAGGGCGCGTTCCTGGCGATGTACTTCGCCGACCGCGCGGTGGTGGTGGTCAACCCGGAAGTGTCCTCGGTGCGCGACTCGGACCGCATCATCGGCCTGCTCGACTCCAAGACCCGCAAGGCCGAGGAAGGCAAGAACGTGCCGGCGTTCCTGCTGCTGACCCGCTACAGCCCGGTGCGGGTGGAAGGCGGCGAGATGCTCAGCATCACCGACGTGGAGGAAGTGCTGGGACTGAAGGCGATCGGCGTGATCCCCGAGTCCGGCGACGTGCTCAACGCCTCCAACAAGGGCGAGCCGGTGATCCTGGACAGCGAGTCCCCGGCCGGCCAGGCCTACGACGACGCGGTATCCCGGATCATGGGCGAAGACCGTCCGATGCGCTTCATCTCGGTGGAGAAGAAGGGCTTCTTCACCAAGTTGTTCGGAGGGTGA
- the minE gene encoding cell division topological specificity factor MinE produces the protein MGLFDFLKTKKTTAETAKNRLQIIIAQERNHRGGPDYLPLLQRELLEVIKKYVNIDADAVKVDLVKDGEHDVLDISVALPEGPNP, from the coding sequence ATGGGACTATTCGACTTCCTCAAGACCAAGAAGACCACCGCCGAAACCGCCAAGAATCGCCTGCAGATCATCATCGCGCAGGAACGCAATCACCGCGGCGGCCCGGACTATCTGCCGCTGCTGCAGCGCGAACTGCTGGAAGTGATCAAGAAGTACGTCAACATCGACGCCGACGCGGTCAAGGTGGACCTGGTCAAGGACGGCGAACACGACGTGCTCGACATCTCGGTGGCGTTGCCGGAAGGGCCGAATCCCTGA
- a CDS encoding sensor histidine kinase has translation MPRRTGLRQRITLWLVGYAALLSLAVFVHGYIVNDQAEQLTWRSLLSSELEHFLARSAVDPDYRWIDTRTVSLYGDEGGEPLPPAVAALAPGLHDDVPLEGRDKVVLVQDVHGRRLALALDITELQKHEENLALWMLLSNVVAVLLLGALVAWGLGRVVQPLTDMAHRIGSLRPDRPGQRIEVHPRASAEQVVIADALNDYLLRNDLFVERERAFIDSASHELRTPVAVIAGAAELALEQGDIPSSARNQLLRIRRTASGVSQLISLLLVLAKDPARLARGSDLVRLDQLLPDIVEDHRHLSADKRLDLVLAPLPVCEVLAPLTIVQAAIGNLLRNAIENSDQGVIQIAMPAPGVVRIDDPGHGMSPEEISAIYMRLARGGGGREGSGIGLDLIARLCEHLGWSLQLDSDAGQGTRATLDLRPALKGSGMA, from the coding sequence ATGCCGCGTAGGACCGGACTGCGGCAGCGCATCACCCTGTGGCTGGTCGGCTATGCGGCGCTGCTGTCGCTGGCGGTGTTCGTGCATGGCTACATCGTCAACGACCAGGCCGAACAACTGACCTGGCGCTCGTTGCTGAGTTCGGAACTGGAGCACTTCCTGGCGCGCAGCGCGGTCGATCCGGACTATCGCTGGATCGATACCCGCACCGTCAGTTTGTACGGCGACGAAGGCGGCGAGCCGCTGCCGCCGGCGGTGGCGGCGCTGGCCCCGGGCCTGCACGACGACGTGCCGCTGGAAGGCCGCGACAAGGTGGTGCTGGTGCAGGACGTGCACGGTCGGCGCCTGGCGCTGGCGCTGGACATCACCGAACTGCAGAAGCACGAGGAGAACCTGGCGCTGTGGATGCTGCTGTCCAACGTGGTCGCGGTGCTGCTGCTCGGCGCGTTGGTGGCCTGGGGCCTGGGTCGCGTGGTGCAACCGCTCACCGACATGGCGCACCGCATCGGCAGCCTGCGCCCGGACCGGCCCGGCCAGCGCATCGAGGTGCATCCGCGTGCCAGCGCCGAACAGGTGGTGATCGCCGATGCGCTGAACGACTATCTGCTGCGCAACGACCTGTTCGTCGAGCGCGAGCGCGCCTTCATCGACAGCGCCAGCCACGAACTGCGCACGCCGGTGGCGGTGATCGCCGGCGCCGCCGAACTGGCGCTGGAGCAGGGCGATATTCCGTCCAGCGCGCGCAACCAGTTGCTGCGCATCCGCCGCACCGCCAGCGGCGTCAGCCAGTTGATCTCGCTGCTGCTGGTGCTGGCCAAGGACCCGGCGCGGCTGGCGCGCGGCAGCGACCTGGTTCGCCTGGACCAACTGTTGCCGGATATCGTCGAGGATCACCGCCACCTGAGCGCGGACAAGCGCCTGGATCTGGTGCTGGCGCCGTTGCCGGTATGCGAAGTGCTGGCGCCGCTGACCATCGTGCAGGCGGCGATCGGCAACCTGCTGCGCAACGCGATCGAGAACAGCGACCAGGGCGTGATCCAGATCGCGATGCCGGCGCCGGGCGTGGTGCGCATCGACGACCCGGGCCATGGCATGTCGCCGGAGGAGATCAGCGCGATCTACATGCGCCTGGCCCGGGGCGGCGGCGGCCGCGAGGGCAGCGGCATCGGCCTGGACCTGATCGCGCGCCTGTGCGAGCACCTGGGCTGGTCGCTGCAACTGGATTCGGACGCCGGGCAGGGCACGCGCGCGACGCTGGATCTGCGTCCGGCGTTGAAGGGCAGCGGCATGGCGTAG
- a CDS encoding response regulator transcription factor — MRLLVIEDNQNLVANLFDYFEVRGHTLDAAPDGVTGLHLATTQRYDAVVLDWMLPRLDGPQVLRALREQHHADVPVIMLTARDELPDKIAGFRAGADDYLTKPFALPELEVRLEALLLRANGRGRSKLLRVGDLQLDLGTLEATRGGRTLHLYPACRKLLEVLMQASPAAVTRDRLEHALWGDEPPDGDMLRSHIYDLRRSVDGPFADKLIHTLPRIGYRLAVIGPNESEHAA, encoded by the coding sequence ATGCGGCTGTTGGTGATAGAAGACAACCAGAACCTGGTCGCGAACCTGTTCGACTATTTCGAGGTGCGCGGCCACACCCTGGACGCGGCGCCGGACGGCGTCACCGGGCTGCACTTGGCCACCACCCAGCGCTACGACGCGGTGGTGCTGGACTGGATGCTGCCGCGCCTGGACGGGCCGCAGGTGCTGCGCGCGCTGCGCGAACAGCACCATGCCGACGTGCCGGTGATCATGCTGACCGCGCGCGACGAACTGCCGGACAAGATCGCCGGTTTCCGCGCCGGCGCCGACGATTACCTGACCAAGCCGTTCGCGCTGCCGGAGCTGGAGGTGCGGCTGGAGGCGCTGTTGCTGCGCGCCAACGGCCGCGGCCGCAGCAAGCTGCTGCGCGTGGGCGACCTGCAACTGGACCTGGGTACGCTGGAGGCGACCCGCGGCGGCCGCACGCTGCACCTGTATCCGGCCTGCCGCAAGCTGCTGGAGGTGCTGATGCAGGCCAGCCCGGCCGCGGTCACCCGCGACCGGCTGGAGCACGCGCTGTGGGGCGACGAGCCGCCGGACGGGGACATGTTGCGTTCGCATATCTACGACCTGCGCCGCAGCGTCGATGGCCCGTTCGCCGACAAGCTGATCCACACCCTGCCGCGCATCGGCTACCGGCTCGCGGTGATCGGCCCGAACGAGAGCGAGCATGCCGCGTAG
- a CDS encoding phosphatase PAP2 family protein: MHSPSLPLPLPASAVRSAPAAFYRRHLWLPLAAALLGSGVLMGLGGDFWFADLLYRWEGGHWALQNAIVTRNLIHHDGKLLSTAAWLVVAGLAAWAWRRPDGQRYRLPLLFLALAVALSTGVVSLLKSLTHMDCPWDLSRYGGHLPYIGLFQARPAGMPHAACFPAGHSSAGYAWVALYFFALALKPAWRWPALAVGLGAGLLFGLGQQLRGAHFLSHDLWTLCLSWCVALGLYRALLWRPQGSAQFVHGSVPTVKERRA, from the coding sequence ATGCACAGCCCGTCCCTGCCCCTGCCCCTGCCCGCCAGCGCCGTCCGCTCCGCACCGGCCGCGTTCTACCGCCGGCATCTGTGGCTGCCGCTGGCCGCGGCGCTGCTGGGCAGCGGCGTGCTGATGGGCCTGGGCGGGGACTTCTGGTTCGCCGACCTGCTGTACCGCTGGGAAGGCGGCCATTGGGCGCTGCAGAACGCGATCGTGACCCGCAACCTGATCCATCACGACGGCAAGCTGCTCAGCACCGCGGCCTGGCTGGTGGTGGCCGGGCTGGCGGCGTGGGCCTGGCGCCGCCCCGACGGCCAGCGCTATCGGCTGCCGTTGCTGTTCCTGGCGCTGGCGGTGGCGCTGAGCACCGGCGTGGTGTCGCTGCTGAAATCGCTGACCCACATGGATTGCCCCTGGGACCTGAGCCGCTACGGCGGGCACCTGCCCTACATCGGCCTGTTCCAGGCGCGGCCGGCGGGCATGCCGCATGCCGCCTGTTTCCCGGCCGGCCATTCCAGCGCCGGCTATGCCTGGGTCGCGTTGTACTTCTTCGCGCTGGCGCTGAAGCCGGCCTGGCGCTGGCCGGCACTGGCGGTCGGGCTCGGCGCCGGACTGCTGTTCGGCCTGGGCCAGCAGCTGCGCGGCGCGCATTTCCTGTCGCACGATCTGTGGACGCTATGCCTGAGTTGGTGCGTGGCGCTGGGCCTGTACCGCGCTTTGCTGTGGCGGCCGCAGGGTTCGGCCCAGTTCGTGCATGGGTCGGTGCCTACCGTGAAGGAACGCCGCGCATGA
- a CDS encoding phosphoethanolamine transferase has product MSASLPHPAMSKPQWWALRPQISIETLALAASAFFALACNGMFWRSAMSGHPGDLKLALSLFLLLLSVHGLLLGLLLWRGVAKPLLALLLVTTAFAAHYMNSYSVYLDADMLRNVLATDHKESRELMTPALIAPLLFYATLPILALWRVRLTRRPPGRALAIRAGFLLAMLALGGVGAMLSFQDLSAMMRNHREIRYLATPINYLVALRQNLKSASPTRKAPKLPLEHDAVATPRAPASKPRLLVVVLGETARAQNFGLNGYARQTTPQLAQMDVINFPDMHSCGTSTEVSVPCMFSPFGRHDYNEDNIRKHQSLLHVLEHAGIATLWRDNQSGCKGVCDGLQIQRLDDAKDPQLCKDGRCMDEILLQDLAAQVRAKPGDRVVVLHQLGSHGPSYFERYPASFRRFTPTCDTADLGDCDRERIANAYDNSLLYTDHLLARTVSTLQAMPDYDTAMIYLSDHGESLGEKGLYLHGVPYAIAPQEQTHVPMVMWFSPGFARDRGLDLACVRARSRQYADQDNLFPSVLGLMQVRTKVYDRARDLFAPCAG; this is encoded by the coding sequence ATGAGCGCCTCGCTGCCGCATCCCGCCATGTCCAAGCCCCAATGGTGGGCCCTGCGCCCGCAGATCAGCATCGAAACGCTGGCGCTGGCCGCCAGCGCGTTCTTCGCCCTGGCCTGCAACGGCATGTTCTGGCGCAGCGCGATGAGCGGCCACCCGGGCGACCTGAAACTGGCCCTGTCGCTGTTCCTGCTGCTGCTGTCGGTGCACGGGCTGCTGCTGGGCCTGCTGCTGTGGCGCGGCGTGGCCAAGCCGCTGCTGGCCCTGCTGCTGGTCACCACCGCCTTCGCCGCGCACTACATGAACAGCTACAGCGTCTACCTGGACGCGGACATGCTGCGCAACGTGCTGGCCACCGACCACAAGGAATCGCGCGAACTGATGACCCCGGCGCTGATCGCGCCGCTGCTGTTCTACGCGACCCTGCCGATCCTGGCACTGTGGCGCGTGCGCCTGACCCGGCGCCCGCCGGGGCGGGCGCTGGCGATCCGTGCCGGCTTCCTGCTGGCGATGCTGGCGCTCGGCGGCGTCGGCGCGATGCTGTCGTTCCAGGACTTGTCGGCGATGATGCGCAACCACCGCGAGATCCGCTACCTGGCCACGCCGATCAACTACCTGGTCGCGCTGCGGCAGAACCTCAAATCCGCCAGCCCCACCCGCAAGGCGCCGAAGCTGCCGCTGGAGCACGACGCCGTCGCCACCCCGCGCGCGCCCGCCAGCAAGCCGCGGCTGCTGGTGGTGGTGCTGGGCGAGACCGCACGCGCGCAGAACTTCGGCCTCAACGGCTACGCCCGCCAGACCACGCCGCAGCTGGCGCAGATGGACGTCATCAACTTCCCCGACATGCATTCGTGCGGCACCAGCACCGAGGTCTCGGTGCCGTGCATGTTCTCCCCGTTCGGTCGCCACGACTACAACGAGGACAACATCCGCAAGCACCAGTCGCTGCTGCACGTGCTCGAGCACGCCGGCATCGCCACGCTGTGGCGCGACAACCAGTCCGGCTGCAAGGGCGTGTGCGACGGCCTGCAGATCCAGCGCCTGGACGACGCCAAGGACCCGCAGTTGTGCAAGGACGGGCGCTGCATGGACGAGATCCTGCTGCAGGACCTGGCCGCGCAGGTGCGCGCCAAGCCTGGCGATCGCGTGGTGGTGCTGCACCAGCTCGGCAGCCATGGCCCCAGCTACTTCGAGCGCTATCCGGCCAGCTTCCGCCGCTTCACCCCGACCTGCGACACCGCCGACCTGGGCGACTGCGACCGCGAGCGGATCGCCAACGCCTACGACAACTCGCTGCTGTACACCGACCACCTGCTGGCGCGCACGGTGTCCACGCTGCAGGCGATGCCCGACTACGACACCGCGATGATCTACCTGTCCGACCACGGAGAATCGCTGGGCGAGAAAGGTCTTTACCTGCACGGCGTGCCGTATGCGATCGCGCCGCAGGAACAGACCCACGTGCCGATGGTGATGTGGTTCTCGCCCGGCTTCGCCCGCGACCGCGGCCTGGACCTGGCCTGCGTGCGTGCGCGTTCGCGCCAGTACGCCGACCAGGACAACCTGTTCCCGTCGGTGCTCGGGCTGATGCAGGTCAGGACCAAGGTCTACGACCGCGCGCGCGACCTGTTCGCGCCCTGCGCCGGGTAG